The DNA region GGAGGATGTGGCTGTCGCCGTAGTAGGTGTGGAGGTCGTCGACCTTCAGCATGCCATGATCTCGCCCGCGCCGAAGTAGATCTCCTGCACGCGCGGATCCGTCCTCACCTCGGCGGGCGAGCCCTCGGCGAAGAAGCGGCCGAGGTGGAGCACGGTGATCCGGTCCACGATATCGAAGACGACGTCCATGTCATGCTCGATGAGGAGAATCGAGATCCCGCGGTCGAGCTTCTGGATCGCGCGCGTCATGAGCGCCGACTCCGCCGGCGAGAGTCCGGCAGTCGGCTCGTCGAGCAGGAGCACGCGCGGGTGCGCCAGGAGCGCCAGCGCCATCTCGATCTGCCGTTGCTCGCCGTGGGACAGGGTACGCACGATTCCGTCGCGCTTGTCGGCGAGACCGACCGTCTCGAGGACCTCGAGCGCGCGGGCGCGGGGCTCCCGGTAGGTCCAGAGCGGCCGGAGCATCGAGAACTTCGTCCGCTCGAGGCCGAGGGCCGCGAGAATGAGGTTGTCGAGCACGCTGAGCGTGGGGAAGAGGTTCGTGATCTGGAATGTGCGGCCGAGCCCGAGGTGCGTACGGCGGTGACACGGCATCGTGGTGATGTCGCGGCCGAAGAGCCGCACCCGTCCCGCCGTGAGCGGCATCTCGCCGCTGATCATCCGGAACAGCGTGGTCTTGCCGGCCCCGTTCGGGCCGATGATGGCCCGACGCTCGCCGGCGGCCAGCCGCAGGGAGACCTGGCTCACCGCCTCCAGGCCCCCGAACCGGCGCGTGACACCGTCGCATTCGATCGCCGGCGTGGCGAGGTCCTCGGCGTGAGGCATCACCGCGTCGCCCTGAGGAGGCCGAGCATCCCCCGCGGCGCCCACAGCGCGGTCACGACGTAGGCGGCGGCCAGGACCATCACCCAGCGCTCCGTGAACACGCTCACCATCTTCTCCAGGAAGGTGATCACGAAGGCGCCGATCAGGGGCCCGACGAGCGTGCCGGGTCCCCCGACGATCACCATCAGGACGAACTGCATCGAGTGTGCGAGGTCCACGGTGTTCGGGCCGACGAAGCCGTTGTAGTAGGCGTAGAGGCTGCCGGCGACGCCGGCGAACGCGCCGGCGATCACCAGCGCGAGGTACTTGTGGAGATAGACGTTGTAGCCGAGCACGCGCATCCGGCTCTCGCTGTCCCGGATGCCCACCAGCGTCTTGCCGAAGGGCGACCAGATGAGGAGCAGGTAGAGGGCGAGGCAGATGGCGAAGAGGGCCAGCACCGCGTAGTAGAACGGCAGCGTGCCCGCCGCGAGGCCGATGCCGGGCACGCGAGGCCGCGGCACGCCGACGATCCCGGTGTCGCCGCCGGTCAGCGAGACCCAGCGGTACGCGAGCCCCCACGCGCACAGCGCGACGGCGAGCGTGATCATCATGAAGTAGATGCCGGTCGCGCGAAGCACCAGGATGGCGAGTCCCCCCGAGACCGCGGCCGCGAGCGCGATGCTGGCGACGAGGGCGACGGCGAAGGACGCCTGGTGGTAGGTGACGAGGATCGCCGTGGTGTATGCGCCGACTGCGAAGAAGGCGGAGTGGCCGAGGGAGGGGAGCCCCGTGAAGCCCAGGAGCAGATCCAGGCTCGCCGCCGCGATGGCGTAGATGAGGCCCTCGGTCATGAGGATCACGACGTAGCTCGGCAGGACGGGCGGGAGCACGGCGATGCCCGCGAGCACGATCCCGAGCCCGGCCACGAGACGCATCGGCGCGCCGGTCGCCGCGACGTCCATCACGCCCTCCCGAAGAGCCCCGTCGGCCGGAAGGCGAGCACGATGCCCATGGGCGCGAACAGCGTGAAGTACGAGATCTCCGGGAACAGCGCCTTCCCGAAGTTGTCGAGGAGCCCGAGGACGAGGGCTGCGGCGAGGGCGCCGCCGAGGCTGCCCATGCCGCCCACGATCACCACCACGAACGCGTACGGCAGGATCTCGAAGTCGAGCCCGGGATAGATGCCCATGAACGCCGAGCCCACCACGCCGGCGAACCCGGCCAGCAGCGCCCCGAGGGCGAAGACGGCCATTCTCAAGATTGGCACGTTGATGCCGAGGGCCTCGGTCATCTCGGCATTGTCGACGGCAGCGCGGACCATCGCGCCGGCACGCGTCCGCTCCTGGAACCACCAGAGCACCGCGAAGAGGACGCCCGCGGAGCCGATCATGAAGAGCCGGAGGATCGGGAAGGTGAAGCCGGCGACCTTCACGCTCTGGGAGAAGTACGCCGGCCCACGGAGGTTGAAGGGGTCGCCACCCCAGACGAGCAGGCAGGCGTCCTGGACGAACAGTGCGATGCCCATGGTCAGCAGCATCTGCCGGAGGTCATCGCCCTCGACGGCACGCAGGAAGACGCGCTCGAGGACCGCTCCGCCGAGCGCGACGACCAGTGCCGACGCGAGCAGGGCCACGTAGAAGTTGCCGGTGGCGGCGACGAGCGCGACGCCGAGATACCCTCCCACGAGATAGAACGAGCCGTGCGCGATGTTGACGACCTTCATCACGCCGAAGATCAGGGTGAGGCCGCCGCCGAGGAGGAACAGCAGCGCGGCGTAGGAGACCCCGTTGAACGCCTGGTTGACCCAGAACTCCATGGCCCTAGCCGGCGGCGGGGGTGCCGGCCCGCGGCCTCACCCGCCCGTCTCGCTCAACGCTCCTCACCCGGGATCCTGGCGCGGCCCGGGCTCAACAATGCTTGCAGGGCGGGTTGTCGCGGCTGTAGATCGGCTGCTTGAGGTACTCCTCCGGGTTGTACTTCCAGAACTGGGAGACCGCAGGGTAGGTGTCGATGACGGTGTTCTGGTAGAGGCTCCCGACCTTGTCGACGCGGCGGATGTAGATGTTCTGGATGATGTGCCCGTACTTGTCGACCTTGATCGGTCCCCGCGGCGAGCTCTTGATCTCGGTGGCCCGGAGCGTCTTGAAGAACTTCTCCTTGTTCTCCACGTCGCCGCCGACCTGCCGGATCGCCTCGGCGATCCACATGGCCGCCCCGTAGTTGATCGCGCCGGAGAACCCCACGTAGTCCTTCTTGGTCACCTGCTTGATCCGCTGGACGAACCGCTTGTTCTCGGGCGTGTCGAGCGCCTGGCTCCACGGGAGGAACGTCAGCACGCCGAGGGCGGTGTCGCCGAGCGCGGGCAGCAGCGTCTCGTCGGTCGCCGTGCCGGCCGCGAGGACCTTCTTCTTGTCCAGGACGCCGGCCTTCCGGAGCTCGCCGATCAACCGGATCGAGGCGGCGCCGGTCACGACGTCCAGGATGCCGTCGGCCTCGGGCTTGAGGCTCGCGACGTAGGGGCCGAAGTCGGTGGTGATGACGGGCGTCCAGATCTTCTGGATGACCTGGCCGCCGAGCTCCTCGAACACGCGCTGGAAGCCACCGGTCACCTCGTGGCCCCAGCCGTAGTCCATGGCGACCACGGCCACCTTCCGCCAGCCCAGCTTCCTGTAGGCGTAGTCGCCGGCCACGTGGCCGTGCTCTCCACCCGTGAGACTCACGCGGGCGAGGTACTTGGAGGCCTTGCGCTGGGTCAGGTCATCGGAGGCGGCGACCGTGATCACGAGCGGGACCTCCGCTTCCTGGACGACGGGCGCCACCGCGTACGCCGCGGCCGCCATGAGGAGGCCCCCCATCAGGTGGACCTTGTCGTGCTGGATGAGCTTGCGGGCCTTGGTCACCGCGTTGGCCGGCGTGGCGCCCTCGTCCTCCTCGATCAGCTCGATCTTCCGCCCGGCGATCGTGTAGTCGATCTCGCTCAGGTAGAGCTTGAAGCCGTTGAGCATGTCGATGCCGAACTGGGCGAAGTTGCCGGTCTTCGGCACGATGAAGCCGATCTTGATCGGCGGCTTGTCGGCCGCGGGAGCGGCGGGGGCGAGAACCGCCGCCGCGAAGAGCGCCACCAGAGCGAGCACCAGGTGCTTTTTCATGTTCGCCTCCTCACTGGGCCTGCCGGAACGCCGCGACGGCCTCGGCGAGCCGGTCCACCTGCTCGGGATCCCGGGTCACGGGCACGATCAGGAGGGTGTCGATGTCGAGGGCCGCGTACTCCCTGATGCGGGCGACGGCCTCGGGGACCCCGCCGACGATCGAGCCCGCGGGGGGGTCGAAGATCAGCCGCCCGTAGTACGCCTGGATGTAATCCGCCATGGTGCGGGTCGCGCGATCGCGGTCGGAGTCGAAATGCCCGTACATCCCGGCGGCGATGGGGAAGGTCTTGGGGTCGCGGCCGGCCTCGGCCGCCAGCTTCCGGACCAGCGGCACGGCCTCGCGCGCGTAGGCGGGTCCGCGGCCGCCGACGAGGAAGCCGTCGCCGAGGCGCACGGCGCGCCGCACCGCGGCCTCGGCGAACCCCCCGAGCCACAGCGGGGGCACCCGGCTGCCCGGCAGCGCCACCGGGCCGACCTGGATCTGGAACACCGAGCCCTGGTGCGCGATGGGGTGGCCGGCGGCGGCCTGCCGGACGATGGCCACGGTCTCCTCGAACCGCCGGGCGCGGGTCTTCATCGACACGCCGGCTGCCTGGAAGTCCGGCTCGCGCGCGCCCAGCGCCATGCCGAGGATGAACCGGCCCTCGCTCAGCCGCTGCAGCGTGGCGACCTCCTTGGCCAGCAGCACGGGGTTCCACAGGTTGGCCAGGAGAATCGAGGTGCCGAGCGTGACGCGCTCGGTGACGGCCGCCGCCGCCGCCAGCGCCGGCAGCGGCGCCAGGCTCTCGTAGACGAGCCGGTCCAGCGACCAGATGGAGTCGAGCCCATGACGCTCGACGCGCTCGGCGAAGC from Candidatus Rokuibacteriota bacterium includes:
- a CDS encoding branched-chain amino acid ABC transporter permease, translated to MEFWVNQAFNGVSYAALLFLLGGGLTLIFGVMKVVNIAHGSFYLVGGYLGVALVAATGNFYVALLASALVVALGGAVLERVFLRAVEGDDLRQMLLTMGIALFVQDACLLVWGGDPFNLRGPAYFSQSVKVAGFTFPILRLFMIGSAGVLFAVLWWFQERTRAGAMVRAAVDNAEMTEALGINVPILRMAVFALGALLAGFAGVVGSAFMGIYPGLDFEILPYAFVVVIVGGMGSLGGALAAALVLGLLDNFGKALFPEISYFTLFAPMGIVLAFRPTGLFGRA
- a CDS encoding ABC transporter ATP-binding protein, with amino-acid sequence MPHAEDLATPAIECDGVTRRFGGLEAVSQVSLRLAAGERRAIIGPNGAGKTTLFRMISGEMPLTAGRVRLFGRDITTMPCHRRTHLGLGRTFQITNLFPTLSVLDNLILAALGLERTKFSMLRPLWTYREPRARALEVLETVGLADKRDGIVRTLSHGEQRQIEMALALLAHPRVLLLDEPTAGLSPAESALMTRAIQKLDRGISILLIEHDMDVVFDIVDRITVLHLGRFFAEGSPAEVRTDPRVQEIYFGAGEIMAC
- a CDS encoding branched-chain amino acid ABC transporter permease, whose translation is MDVAATGAPMRLVAGLGIVLAGIAVLPPVLPSYVVILMTEGLIYAIAAASLDLLLGFTGLPSLGHSAFFAVGAYTTAILVTYHQASFAVALVASIALAAAVSGGLAILVLRATGIYFMMITLAVALCAWGLAYRWVSLTGGDTGIVGVPRPRVPGIGLAAGTLPFYYAVLALFAICLALYLLLIWSPFGKTLVGIRDSESRMRVLGYNVYLHKYLALVIAGAFAGVAGSLYAYYNGFVGPNTVDLAHSMQFVLMVIVGGPGTLVGPLIGAFVITFLEKMVSVFTERWVMVLAAAYVVTALWAPRGMLGLLRATR
- a CDS encoding ABC transporter substrate-binding protein — encoded protein: MKKHLVLALVALFAAAVLAPAAPAADKPPIKIGFIVPKTGNFAQFGIDMLNGFKLYLSEIDYTIAGRKIELIEEDEGATPANAVTKARKLIQHDKVHLMGGLLMAAAAYAVAPVVQEAEVPLVITVAASDDLTQRKASKYLARVSLTGGEHGHVAGDYAYRKLGWRKVAVVAMDYGWGHEVTGGFQRVFEELGGQVIQKIWTPVITTDFGPYVASLKPEADGILDVVTGAASIRLIGELRKAGVLDKKKVLAAGTATDETLLPALGDTALGVLTFLPWSQALDTPENKRFVQRIKQVTKKDYVGFSGAINYGAAMWIAEAIRQVGGDVENKEKFFKTLRATEIKSSPRGPIKVDKYGHIIQNIYIRRVDKVGSLYQNTVIDTYPAVSQFWKYNPEEYLKQPIYSRDNPPCKHC
- a CDS encoding LLM class flavin-dependent oxidoreductase, with amino-acid sequence MKIGMALPAQAAGVTRRDVLGFAERVERHGLDSIWSLDRLVYESLAPLPALAAAAAVTERVTLGTSILLANLWNPVLLAKEVATLQRLSEGRFILGMALGAREPDFQAAGVSMKTRARRFEETVAIVRQAAAGHPIAHQGSVFQIQVGPVALPGSRVPPLWLGGFAEAAVRRAVRLGDGFLVGGRGPAYAREAVPLVRKLAAEAGRDPKTFPIAAGMYGHFDSDRDRATRTMADYIQAYYGRLIFDPPAGSIVGGVPEAVARIREYAALDIDTLLIVPVTRDPEQVDRLAEAVAAFRQAQ